Genomic DNA from Halorussus rarus:
CTCGGTCTCGCCCGACTCGACGTCGACGACGAAGACGTTGGTGTTGTCGGTGCTCCGGGTGACCGTGAGCGCGAACCGCTCGGCCTCGTCGTCGAACGCCGGGCCGCCGGTGACGCCCTTCGGGAGGTCGGGCGCCGGGAGCTCCCGGTACTCCGTCTCGCCGGTGAGTTCGCCCACCGTCAGCTCGGTGTAGCCGTCGACGTTCCGGCCGAAGACGAACCGGCCGGTGTCCTCGTCGACCCCGACGCTCTCGACGTTCCAGTCTCCCCCGTCGTCGACGGTCTCGATCTCGCGGGTCTCGACGTCGAGTCGGGCGAAGTAGGTGGTGTCGGCTCCTTCGTCGGTGGCGAGGTAGAGGGCGTCGCCGTCGGGGCTCCAGTTGATCGAACCGAACCGGACGTCGCCCTCGTGGGGCGTCACGTGGTCGAGGTCGCCGGTCTCGACGTCGAGCACGTAGACGTCCTGGTCGAAGCTGGAGTGGGACTTCACGATCGCCAGCGACTCGTCGTCGGGGCTCCACCCCACCGGCGAGAGCAGGCCGTCGCCCTCGTACACCATCTCGGCGTCGTCGCCCCGCTCGTCGCGGCCCTGGACGTACACGTCGAACACCGACTCCTCCCGCCGGTTCGACGCGAACGCGAACTTCGAGCCGTCGGAGTTCCACCCGCCCCAGTAGTGGATGGCGTCGGGCATGTCGGTCAGCGGCGTGACGGTCTCACCGTCACCATCGAGCCGGAACAGCTGGGTCCGCTCGTCGCCGCCCCGGTCCATCCCGAATATCAGTTCGTCGCGCTCGGGCGACCACGAGGCGAAGCTGACCGCCTCCTCCTCGAAGGTGAGCTGCCGGGGCCACTCGCCGGGCTCGTCGAGCCGCCACACCTGGGAGACGCCGGTCGTGTCCATCAGAAAGGAGAGCCGCTCGCCGTCCGGACCGAACGACGGCGCGCTCGCCGACCGGACGTTGAGGTAGCGCTCGAAGTCGTACGTTGGCATGCCTCCCCGTTGCGAGCCGACGGACAAATCGCTTTGGACTCCGGCGGTCCGCAACCGCCCGCTCGCCCGCACTTCCGGCCGGCAACAGGGGCGGCGACTCCGAGGCGACCGCCCCTCGGGTGACGGCCGCGACGTGCGCCACGTCAGGTCGTCAACTCCGTCGACGCGCCCGACCGGCGTGCAGACGCGAGCGAACCGCTTCTGTCGTCTCGCACCGGGCGAAACCGGGAATGGAATCGGGGTAACGGGCGGTTCTGCCCCCGCGAGGTCGTGGGACGCGATACCGCCGATGCAGGCGCGTGTGGGTCGCTCACTCGGTCGGAACGGTGCGTTTCTTTTCTTCCCGGTCCGGCAACATTTGGTTGAGCGCGTGAACGGTTCAGCTCGCCGTGTGAACGTTCAAATCGGTTTATGAGTGTTTCTATCCTCGGCACTCCCAACTAGGATGGCTACTGAAACGACACGCACCTCGCGAGAGGAGGTCTTCGACGCCGTGAAGAACCTCCGCCGTCGTTACGTCCTCTACTACCTCCAGCGATACGGCGGGCCGGTCGAGCTCGGTGAGCTCGCCGAGCAGATCGCCGCGTGGGAGAACGACGCGACGGTGTCGGAGGTCTCTCCCGGCCAGCGGAAGTCGGTGTACAGCGCGCTCCACCAGACCCACCTCCCGAAGCTGGAGGCGGCAGGGGTCCTCCGGTACGACCCCGACCAGAGCCTGGTCAGGTCGACCGAGGAGGCCGGGAAGCTCGACCTGCAACTGGCCAGCGACCCCCAGACGTCGGTCCAGTGGCACCAGCTCTACCTCGGACTCGCGGTGGTGAGCCTGCTGGTCCTGGCGTCGGTCTGGGCCGAGGTCTACCCCATCGCGCTGCTCTCGGGGGTCGAGTACGCCCTGCTGATCATCTCGGTGTTCGGCGTGACCTCGCTGCTGCACACATACGACCTGCGGCGCTGGCGGCGCCGGGCGAACGACGCCGCGCCGGACTTCATCCTCGAAGTGAACGACTGACCGCTCCCGGTCGCCGCTCGACTGCCGCCCGCTCCGCCGTCCCGCGCTCCGATTCTCGGTTCCTCCTCGCCTGCGTCCCGCCGGTCCTGGTCCCGACTCGACCGTGCTCCGTTCTCGCCCACGGCCTCTGTGCGACGTCACCTCCGCGGTTTACGTCCGGTTCGTCGCCGGTCGAGTGCCGAGCCGCGCGGCCGACGGGAGACCAGAAGGGTTGGGTTTTTAGTGGGCCGCTTCGTGGCGCTTCGTATGCGCGTCGCGTTCGTCTCGGAGACGGTGGCCCAACACCGCGAGACGGGGGCAACGCGACGAATCCGGCGCACCGCCGAGGGGCTCGCTGACCGGGGACACGACGCGGTCGTCTGCTGCGCGCAGTGGTGGGACGGCGACCACGACACGTTCGAGCAGGACGGCGTGACCTACCGGGCAGTCACCGACGAGCCGCCCGGCGCGGGTCGGTTCGCCGTCTCGCTCCCGGCCGCGCTCCGGGCGGTCGACCCGGACGTCATCCAGGCCACCGCCGAAGACCCGACCCACGTCCTCGCAGCGAAAGCCGCCAGCCTCTTCCTCCGCGCGCCGCTCGTCGTCGACTGGTACGAGTCGCCCGGCGCGGGCGACGCCGACGACCCGCGGTGGCGCCTCGCCGCCGGCCTCCCCGACCTGGTGTTGACGCCCTCGGAGACTGTCCGGACCCGCGTCCGGGAACTGGGCGCCGAGGGCGACGCGGTCCGGGTCGTCCCCAACGGTATCGACATGGACGCCGTCCGGGCGGCCCGCCCCCGCGAGGTCGCCGACATCGTCTACTCCCGGCGGCTCGACGCCGACGCAAACCTCGAGAGCCTGCTGCTCGCACTGGCCGAACTCCGGGACCGCGACTGGTCGGCGGTGGTCATCGGCGACGGCCCGGAGCGCGACGTCTACGAGCGCCAGGTCCGGGACCTCCGCATCGAGGAACGGGTCTCGTTCGCGGGCGACCAGCCGCTGGAGAACCGGCTCGCGGCGTTCAAGGGGGCACACGTCTACGCCCAAACCGCCCGCCGGGAGGCGTTCCCGACCGACCTGCTCCGGGCGCTGGCCTGCGGCTGCGCCGGCGTCGTCGAGTACCACGTCGAGTCGAGCGCTCACGAACTGGTCGAGCAGGAGGACCGGGCGTTCCGGACCACCAGCGAGCAGGAGCTCACCGACGCGCTGATCACGGCGAGCGAGATGGAGTCGATGGAACTCAACGAGAACTTCGCCGAGTACGACGAGGCCGCGGTGCTGGACAAGTACCTCGCGGCCTACGACGAGGCCGGCGAGCGGATGAGCTGGCTCGAACCCGCGGCCGTGGCGGGCGCCGCCGTGCTGGTCGTGGCGCTGGTCGGACTGCTTGTCGTGCTGCTCTAACAGTAGTCGGTGGCGCGGTTCATTTATCCGGTTTGTAGCCCGTGCCTAGTTCGGTGATTCTGCCCAATGCGTGGTGCGAGTGTAACAGGTGTCGTTAGCGGTTCTCCGATTCGCACCCTCCGAGTAAGACGAGCAGCGGTGTTTCTGGCCAGTCACCGGCGACAACAGCGGCGCTGTAGCATTCGCCTTCGGAACCTCTGGCAGCGTCAATCGTGGCGTCTCTCCACTCGCTCCCGGGTATCTTGGCCCGAACAGTCCACCGCCGCGCATCCGGATTCTCTTGCCACTCGTTGACGGTGTACTGTGGCCGTTCTCGTTCCGACCCCGGGGCGAGTTGATACGATTCCCGATGCACGAGAGTGCCGTCGCGGAGGACTTCGAGCGAGACCTCGCGCGTCTCTCCAACACCGTTCGCCAGCGTGACCGCTCCGAGCGTATCGGCTCGCATCCCGAGTTCGGCTTCGAGAGTCGCACATCCTGTTACCGACGTGAGGGCTGTCGTACCGAGGGCCGCGAGGACCTGACGGCGATTCATGGCCGTCACTAGGCCGAAAGTCCGTAAGTGCTTTTTGCAGAAAATATACACGTACGGTCTGAACATCGCGACAGTTACACGGACAAATAGAGAAATCGTGCTACCAACTACTGCGAATCCCGAAAACACACCAGTCGCCTCCGCCGCCTACTCCCCGAACCGCTCGGGGTGGTCGGCCGCCTCCACGGCCCGGACCGCCGCCACGTTCTCCTCGACGTCGTGAACCCGGACGACGTCGGCGCCGCGCTCGGCCGCGAGCGCCGTGCCGGCCACCGTGGCCGCGGTCCTGTCCTCGCCCGCGTCGATCAGGTCGAACATCGACTTGTGGGAGTGACCGACGAGCACCGGACACTCCAGCGCGTGGAACTCGTCGGTCCGGGCCAGCAGCTCGAAGTTCTCCGCGGCCGACTTGCCGAAGCCGAGGCCGGGGTCGACGATCACCTGCTCGCGGTCGAGGCCGGCCTTCTCCGCGAGGAGCACCTGCTCCTCGAGTTCGTCGATGACGTCCTCGACCACGTCGTCGTAGCGGACGTCCCTGTCGGGGACCACGGGCGCGTCGATGCTGTGCATCACCACGAGCGGCGCGTCGTGCTCGGCCGCGACGAAGCGCATCTCGGGGTCCTCCAGCCCGGAGACGTCGTTGAGGATGTCGGCGCCGGCTTCGAGGGCGGCCCGGCCGACCGCCGCCTTGCGGGTGTCGATGGAGACCATGGCGTCGAGGTCGGCGATGCGCTCGACGACCGGGACCACGCGGTCGATCTCCTCGTCGACCGGTATCTCGTCGGCGCCGGGCCGGGTGCTCTCGCCGCCCACGTCGACGATATCGACGCCGGCCGCGACCATCTCCTCGGCCCGGGCGACCGCGTCCTCGACCGCCTCGTACCGGCCGCCGTCGTGGAACGAGTCGGGCGTGACGTTCAGGATGCCCATCACGGCGGTGCCGTCCTCCCAGGGGTAGCCCCGGCGCTCCGGTTCGGTCCGGATGTCCAGCGCCTCCCTGAGCTCGTCGGCGAACACCGACAGGCCGTAGGGCTGGTCGTCGAGCTTGGCCGCGAGCCGCTTGAACTGCGCGAGGGTGCCCATCAGCACCACGTCGACGTTCTCCTCGTCCTGCTCGTTGACCCCCGAGAGCGCGCACTCCCCGCCCAGGCTCAGCATCTCCTCCTTGAGGTAGCGGGCCTGCCGGACCTGGACCCGTGTCTTGAGCACCCGGTGGACCGCCTTGCCCCGCATCCGCCAGACGCCGGGGTCGGTCACGTCCGCCCCCTCCAGCGCCTCGCGGGCGTCGTCGATGTCCCGGACCCGCTTGGGGATCTCGGCGCGGGTCCACCGCGACCGGGCCTCCGCGACCGCGAACAGCGACCCCGCGACCAGCACGAGGTCGTCCTCGCCGGCGGCGTCGAGCGCGTTCTCCAGCGCGCCCTCAACCGAGCTGCGGGTCAGCACCTCGGCGGCGCCGGCCTCCTCGAACGCCCGGGCCACGACCGCCTCGTCCTCGGCCCGGTCGAGGTTGGGCCGGCAGGCGACCACCCGGTCGGGGGTCGGCAGCGCCGCGGCCATCCCGCGGAGGTCCTTGTCGTGCATCGCGCCGAAGACCAGGTGGAACTCCTCGGTCGCGTCGTCGAACTCCGCGAGCGTGTCGGCCAGCGCCTCGCACGCGCCGGGGTTGTGCGCCCCGTCGAGCACGACCACGGGGTCCCGGCCCATCACCTCGAACCGGCCGGGCCAGTCGGCCTTCCGGAGGCCGCGGGCCAGGTCGTCTTCGTCCACGCTCGCGCCCGGCAGGTCGCCGTGCGCGACGACCTGCCGGGCCAGCGCGACCGCCACGCCGGCGTTCCGGGCCTGGTACTCGCCGAGCAGCGGGATCTCCGTCTCGACGGTCCAGTCGGGGCCGGCCAGCGAGACCGCGGCCTCGGTGTGGTTGGTCAGGCCGCCGTACTCGACTCGAACGTCCGCGTCGTGGTCCTCCCCCACTCGCACGACGTCGCCGGCGTGAGCCCGGACCATCTCGAACGCCTCGCCGGTCGTCGCGGTGACGAGCGGCGCGTCGGCGGGCGCGACGTGGGCCTTGTCGTGGGCGATCTCCTCGATGGTCTCGCCGATGATGCCGGTGTGCTCGAGCGTGACGCTGGTGACCGCGCTCGCCACCGGGTCGACCACGCTGGTGGCGTCGTACTTCCCGCCGATGCCGACCTCCAGCACGGCCACGTCGACGTCCTCGCGGCCGAAGTGCCAGAGCGCCAGCCCGGTCATCACCTCGAAGAAGGTCGGCGCCTCGCCGTCGGCGGCCCGGTCGGTGACGTACTCCTCGACCGACGCGACGTACTCGGCGACCGCCGCCTTCGGGATCTTCCGGCCGTCGACCCTGACGCGCTCGCGCACGTCGTCGAAGTGCGGGGAGGTGTAGAGGCCGACGTCGAGGCCCGCCTCCCGGAGCGCGCGCTCGGTCATCCGGGCGGTCGACCCCTTCCCGTTCGACCCGGCGACCTGCACGTACGCGACCCCCTCGTGGGGGTCGCCGAGGTGGGCGAGCAGCGACGCGGTCGACTCCGTGCCCGGCTTCGGACGGAACCGACGCAGGTCGAACAGGAAGTTCGCCGCCTCGTGGTAGTCCATGTCTGCGTGAACTAACGCGGCGCGCTTTAGAGTGTCGGAGTCCGACACCGACGACCCGAGACCTCCGCGCGAGCGCTCGCGGCCCCGGTCGTCACCTCGCGAACCTCGTCACCTCGCGGACGTCACCGCGTCTCGACGTAGTTTTGAATCACCGCGGCCTCGGCCTTCCGCACCAGTTCCCCTGCCGTGCTGGTCGAGCAGTCGAGCGCGGCCGCGACGTCTGCGACCGTTCCGTCGCGGGGCACCTCGTAGTAGCCGACGGAGACCGCCGCGTCCAGCGCCGCCCGCTGGCGGTCGGTGAGCCGCGACGGCGAGCGCTCGCGCTCGAAGTCGTGGACCCGTTCGACGGTGAGCTCGCCG
This window encodes:
- the folP gene encoding dihydropteroate synthase — translated: MDYHEAANFLFDLRRFRPKPGTESTASLLAHLGDPHEGVAYVQVAGSNGKGSTARMTERALREAGLDVGLYTSPHFDDVRERVRVDGRKIPKAAVAEYVASVEEYVTDRAADGEAPTFFEVMTGLALWHFGREDVDVAVLEVGIGGKYDATSVVDPVASAVTSVTLEHTGIIGETIEEIAHDKAHVAPADAPLVTATTGEAFEMVRAHAGDVVRVGEDHDADVRVEYGGLTNHTEAAVSLAGPDWTVETEIPLLGEYQARNAGVAVALARQVVAHGDLPGASVDEDDLARGLRKADWPGRFEVMGRDPVVVLDGAHNPGACEALADTLAEFDDATEEFHLVFGAMHDKDLRGMAAALPTPDRVVACRPNLDRAEDEAVVARAFEEAGAAEVLTRSSVEGALENALDAAGEDDLVLVAGSLFAVAEARSRWTRAEIPKRVRDIDDAREALEGADVTDPGVWRMRGKAVHRVLKTRVQVRQARYLKEEMLSLGGECALSGVNEQDEENVDVVLMGTLAQFKRLAAKLDDQPYGLSVFADELREALDIRTEPERRGYPWEDGTAVMGILNVTPDSFHDGGRYEAVEDAVARAEEMVAAGVDIVDVGGESTRPGADEIPVDEEIDRVVPVVERIADLDAMVSIDTRKAAVGRAALEAGADILNDVSGLEDPEMRFVAAEHDAPLVVMHSIDAPVVPDRDVRYDDVVEDVIDELEEQVLLAEKAGLDREQVIVDPGLGFGKSAAENFELLARTDEFHALECPVLVGHSHKSMFDLIDAGEDRTAATVAGTALAAERGADVVRVHDVEENVAAVRAVEAADHPERFGE
- a CDS encoding DUF7344 domain-containing protein; amino-acid sequence: MATETTRTSREEVFDAVKNLRRRYVLYYLQRYGGPVELGELAEQIAAWENDATVSEVSPGQRKSVYSALHQTHLPKLEAAGVLRYDPDQSLVRSTEEAGKLDLQLASDPQTSVQWHQLYLGLAVVSLLVLASVWAEVYPIALLSGVEYALLIISVFGVTSLLHTYDLRRWRRRANDAAPDFILEVND
- a CDS encoding glycosyltransferase family 4 protein, translating into MRVAFVSETVAQHRETGATRRIRRTAEGLADRGHDAVVCCAQWWDGDHDTFEQDGVTYRAVTDEPPGAGRFAVSLPAALRAVDPDVIQATAEDPTHVLAAKAASLFLRAPLVVDWYESPGAGDADDPRWRLAAGLPDLVLTPSETVRTRVRELGAEGDAVRVVPNGIDMDAVRAARPREVADIVYSRRLDADANLESLLLALAELRDRDWSAVVIGDGPERDVYERQVRDLRIEERVSFAGDQPLENRLAAFKGAHVYAQTARREAFPTDLLRALACGCAGVVEYHVESSAHELVEQEDRAFRTTSEQELTDALITASEMESMELNENFAEYDEAAVLDKYLAAYDEAGERMSWLEPAAVAGAAVLVVALVGLLVVLL
- a CDS encoding S9 family peptidase; the encoded protein is MPTYDFERYLNVRSASAPSFGPDGERLSFLMDTTGVSQVWRLDEPGEWPRQLTFEEEAVSFASWSPERDELIFGMDRGGDERTQLFRLDGDGETVTPLTDMPDAIHYWGGWNSDGSKFAFASNRREESVFDVYVQGRDERGDDAEMVYEGDGLLSPVGWSPDDESLAIVKSHSSFDQDVYVLDVETGDLDHVTPHEGDVRFGSINWSPDGDALYLATDEGADTTYFARLDVETREIETVDDGGDWNVESVGVDEDTGRFVFGRNVDGYTELTVGELTGETEYRELPAPDLPKGVTGGPAFDDEAERFALTVTRSTDNTNVFVVDVESGETERWTDAATAGLPRSSFVEPELIRYETFDVDETRSSARETESRGGREIPAFFSVPHEATRGSDDGAPVIVDIHGGPESQRRPSFHPVKQYFLNRGYAYFEPNVRGSSGYGKAYTHLDDVRKRMDSVKDIEAAVEWLRDRPEVDPDRVVAMGGSYGGFMVLAALTEYPDLWAAGVDIVGIANFVTFLENTGDWRREHREAEYGSLEEDREFLESISPTTNAEHIEAPLLVLHGANDPRVPVGEAERIADVVAEQGVPVEKLVFEDEGHGFSKLENRIEAYTTVADFLDEHV